The Gemmatimonadota bacterium DH-78 region GGCCCGGGCGGAAGCAGCGACTCGAGCGCGGAGGTGAGCTCCTGAACCCCCCTGCCCTCGCGCGCGGACAGGAGATGGGGCTGCTTTCCGAACTGCCCGCGAGCCCACGATGCCGCGGCCCCCACTGCGTCGGGCGAAGCCGCGTCGATCTTGTTGACCACCACGACCAGGTCGCCGGACGCCTCCGCGAGCGCCTCGAGCACCACCGCGCGCCGGCCCTCGTCGAGCGGACGGGTAGGATCCAGGAGCAAGAGCGCGATCTCGGCGTCCCGCAGCGCCTCGTGTGCGCTCTCCAGCATGGCGCGCTGATGAAGATCCTTCACCTCGAGCAGGCCGGGCGTGTCGAGAAACACCATCTGCGTATCGTCGGTGGTGCGGATCCCCGTCACCCGCTGCCAGGTGGTCTGCGCCCGGGGGCTCACGATCGAGAGCTTCTCGCCCACCAGGGCGTTGAGAAGCGTGGACTTGCCGGCGTTGGGGCGCCCGACGAGGGCAATGTACCCGGAGCGGGTCTCGCGCGAATCCGTAGCGGTCTCTTGGGTCATCCACAAAGGATCGCCACGACCCGGACCGCCCGCAACGCACCTCGTCCATCCGGGAGGAACGGAGGTGGGTTGAAACGACGAACCGCCCGCCGTGGACGAATCCACGACGGGCGGTGTCGGTGAAAAAAGCTGGCGGCGACGTACTCTCCCACAGAGTCCCCTCTGCAGTACCATCCGCGCTGCGAGGCTTAACGGCCGTGTTCGGGATGGGAACGGGTGTGTCCCTCGCGCCAAGGCCACCAGCAATATTCTCGGGGTTCAGAGAGTGCAGGCATCGGTGTGCGCGATGCCGCCCGTGGTGTCGGGCGTTAGTTCTGTGGTGCTGGTTGGTGCTTCCTGCAAACGCATGTCGCGTCCACCCAGCCATGTTGTCGATGGTGGGGGAGACGGACTGCGGTCAAGCCTCACGGGCCATTAGTACGGCTCGGCTGCACATGTTGCCATGCTTCCACCTGCCGCCTATCAACGTGATCGTCTCTCACGGCCCTTCAGGGAGCTTGCGCTCCGGGAGTGCTCATCTTGGAGTGGGCTTCCCACTTAGATGCTTTCAGCGGTTATCCCTTCCCAACGTCGCTACCCGGCGATGCCGCTGGCGCGACAACCGGTACACGAGTGGTTGGTCCATCCCGGTCCTCTCGTACTAGGGATGGCTCTCCTCAACACTCCGACGCCCACGACGGATACAGACCGAACTGTCTCACGACGTTCTGAACCCAGCTCATGTACCACTTTAACGGGCGAACAGCCCGACCCTTGGGACCTTCTCCAGCCCCAGGATGTGATAAGCCGACATCGAGGTGCCAAACCGCCCCGTCGATGTGAACTCTCGGGGGCGATAAGCCTGTTATCCCCGGCGTACCTTTTATCCGTTGAGCGATGGCCCTTCCATACGGGACCACCGGATCACTAAGACCTGGTTTCCCACCTGCTCGATCCGTCGATCTCGCAGTCAAGCTCCCTTCTGCCTTTACACTCTACGCGCGATTGCCGACCGCGCTGAGGGAACCTTTGCGCGCCTCCGTTACTCTTTGGGAGGCGACCGCCCCAGTCAAACTACCCGCCTGTCACGGTCTCCGACGAGGATTCACTCGTCTGGGTTAGAGCCTCAACATCGTAAGGGTGGTATTTCACCAGCGACTCCCAACCCCCTGGCGAGGGCTGTTCATAGTCTCCCACCTATCCTACACATGCGGTGCCAAGACCCAATAACAGGGTGTAGTAAAGGTGCACGGGGTCTTTTTGTCCTGTCGCGGGTAATCGGTATCCTCACCGATACTCCAATTTCGCCGAGCTCACGGAGGAGACAGTGCCCAAGTCGTTACGCCATTCGTGCAGGTCGGAACTTACCCGACAAGGAATTTCGCTACCTTAGGACCGTTATAGTTACGGCCGCCGTTTACCGGGGCTTCAATTCAGAGCTTCGGATTACTCCTAACCCCTCCTTTTAACCTTCCGGCACCGGGCAGGCGTCAGTGCCTATACGTCGTCTTCGCGACTTTGCAGACACCTGTGTTTTTGCTAAACAGTCGCTTGGGCCGATTCTCTGCGGCCCGCCTCAGCTCCCTCCGCTACGGAGTTCACCTACTACGGG contains the following coding sequences:
- the era gene encoding GTPase Era — its product is MTQETATDSRETRSGYIALVGRPNAGKSTLLNALVGEKLSIVSPRAQTTWQRVTGIRTTDDTQMVFLDTPGLLEVKDLHQRAMLESAHEALRDAEIALLLLDPTRPLDEGRRAVVLEALAEASGDLVVVVNKIDAASPDAVGAAASWARGQFGKQPHLLSAREGRGVQELTSALESLLPPGPFYYPADEIALQPVRFFVAEFVRETVFEQYDDEIPYAVATQVEEFREGEDPVYIGVTLFVERKSQKGILIGKGGRAIRSLGTSARARIETFLGRRVYLDLWVKPLSGWRRKRQALARLGYRLPEEDA